The following nucleotide sequence is from Deinococcus aerius.
CCTGCGCGGGCACGACATCAAGGTGACGCAGATCATGCCCGGCAGCGTCGCCACCCATTTCGCCGGGCACACCCCGACCGAGGCCGACGCCTGGAAAATCCAGCCCGAGGACATCGCGCAGCTCACCCTCGATCTGCTGGAGATGCCCGCGCGCACGTTGCCCAGCCGGATCGAGGTGAGGCCCAGCAAGCCGCCGAAGAGGTAGGGGAGAGGAAGCAACCCCTACTGCCTCCCGAACGCCTTACCCGGCTTGATGGGAGGACCCGTAAGGCCGGTTTTAAAACCTTGCGCCGTTCCTGCCGGAAATGAGAGGATCAGTTCATGCGACTGGGACCTTGTTGGTTTTGCGGGATGGTGCCGGCGGATGATAAGGAGCATCTTTACCCTGGAAGGCCAGGCAGCAGGACGGTATACGCTTGCCACGAGTGCAACCTAAAGAAGGAGGCTCAGCGGCTCAAGTTCGGCCCTCCTGGCAATTACAACTGGAACGTTGATGAATTCCGTCGTGTGGTTGCCTGGCGACTTGGGTTGGATTACCGAACCTTTTTGTTTTATGGCGAGCAAGTAGAACGTATGAACCCAGCGTCGCCCCCTATGCCGTTTCTCATTCCTGGTCCTTCAGAGCTGGAACGGAGCAGCCGAACGAGCCGTTGTCCTGACCTTCCTGCTCACCGGGGAGGGCGGGACAATTCCGAAGTGGAAGACTGGTGATAGGCGGTGCGTGTAGAAGGTAGCGCGTGCACTCGCCTTGTCCTTTGGAGATAACTCCCCCTCTTCCCGCTTAATCAGTCCGAATTCTGGCGTATGTAGGCTTCGGAGTCGCCGGCCCCGGGTCGCGCAGCCCACGGTCATCGCCGTGCCGACACCCGGTCTCAGGCGGCCCTGCTAGAATGCCCCGCGTGTACACGAACCGCCGCGCCCATCACGAATATGAGCTGTTGGACCGCTTCGAGGCGGGCATCGCTCTGACGGGCAGCGAGGTCAAGAGTGTCCGGGCGGGCGGGGTGGACTTCCGGGACGCCTTTGCGCGTCTGAATAACGGCAATATCGAGCTGGAGGGCCTCTACATTCCCACCTACACCGAAGCCACGTACAACAACCACGAGCCCCGCCGCCCCCGCCGGTTGCTGCTGCACCGCGAGGAGATCGGCAAGCTCCGGCGCGCCCTGGAGCAAAAGGGCCTGACGCTGGTGCCCACCAAGCTCTACCAGAAGGGCCGGGTCTTCAAGGTGGAACTCGCCCTGGCGCGGGGCAAGAAGCTGCACGACAAGCGCCGGGCCGAGGCGGAAAAGGTCGTGCGGCGGGAGCTGCGCGAGCTATGAGGCGGGGGGGAAGGGGACGCTTCTCCCGGCCGCTGCTGCTGTCGGCGGCCCTGCTGTGCGCCGGGCTGGCGGGGGCGCGGATCGCCCTGGGTCGGCTCAACCTCGCGGGGCAGCAGGTGCAGTCCATCACCCTGTACGGGGCGGAGTACGCGCGCGAGGACGTGCTGGAGGGCCTGATGAGCGTCACGCGCGACGGCCCGGTGGCCCGGGTGGAGGGCCTCGGCCACACGCTGCTCCTCCCCATCGACGAGGACCAGCAGCGGGCGACGACCGATTTCAACACCGTGCAGCTCGACACCGAGCGGGTGCGGGCACGCTCGGCCACACTGGTGAACGGCAACCTCTACCTGCCGCTGGACACGCTGGCGCGGGGGCTGGGCGCCACCTACGAGGTGGGCAATTTCAAGGTGGTGCCCGCGACCCTCCAGGGCGTGAGCAGCCGCGCGGGCAAGGACAGCGACCGATTGGTTCTCGACCTGACCCGCGACGTGCCGGTCGTGGACGAGCTGCGCGGCACGACCGTGACGATCACCCTGCGCGGCGCCCGGGGCGAGGCGAGGCGGTACACCACCCGCGGGGCCTTTGTTCCCCAGGCCGAGGTGACCCGCGGCGGCGACGACCTGAAGCTCACCTTCGCCCTGCCGCCCGGCAGCGGTTACCGGGTGTACCGGGTGGTGCGTCCGGGTGGAGCCCGGCTCGTGGTGGACGCCGGGCCGGGGGTGCCCTACACCAGCCCGGCGCTGCTGGAACGCCTCTCGCGGCCCCTGATCGTCCTCGACCCCGCCCGCGTCACCGGGCTGGGCCGCGACGTGACGCTGGAGGTGGCCCGGCGCTCGGCCGAGCTGCTCAACAAGGCGGGGTGGCAGGTCAAGCTGACCCGGGACGCGCAGACTGCCCTGGGCCTGAACCAGAAGCTGTCGCTCGCCCGGCGCAGCGACGTGTACCTCGCGCTCGACCTGGGCCGCTTTCCCGGCAGCCCGCGCGGGGGCGTCACCGTGTACGAGCCCACGGGCACTTCGTCCGCGCAGATCATGAACGCCGTGCGGGGTGGGGCACAGGCCCCCTACATCGACCTCGCGGTGGGCAGCGGCGGCGGCACCCGGCGCCTGAGCGAGCTGCTGCGCGGGGAACTCAAGGGCGGGGGCGTCACGGCGGGGGCCGAGAACATCTCCCGCACCCTCACGCTGGGCGAGGCCCCGCAGGCGGCGCTGCTGCTGGAGATGGGCTGGACGAGCAACGCCGAGGACCGCGCCAAGCTCGGGGTGGACGAGCGGCTCCAGGCGATGGCGGTCGCGGTCGCGCGCTCCATCGCCACGTACCTCACCGCGCGGGCGGCGAACGCGGGCCGCACCCCGGCGGGCGGGGGGCGCCAGTGAGTCGGCTCTTCTCCCTCTTCAACGTGGTGAGTGCCGCGCTGCTCGCCGCCGCCGCCTACGCCTACCAGGAGGTGCAGCGCCCGCCCCAGGTCCCTGCCCCGCCCCGGCTGGAGCTGGAGGAAAAGCGGGACGTGAAGGTCAGGGTGTACTTCAGCGACGCGCAGGTGCAGACCCTCAAGCCCGAGACCCGCACCGTGCAGGTCACCCAGGAGAACCCCAGCACGCTGGCCCAGGCCGCCCTGAACGTCTGGGCGTCCGGCCCCCAGGCCTCCGGCGCGCTGCGCCTCGTCCCCGAGGGCACGGCGGCCCCCAGGGTGTGGGTGCGCGGCGGGCACTACTATGTGGACCTCCCCGCCAGCTACCAGAAGCTGCGCTACGGCACGACCGGCGACAAGATGCTCCTGTGCACCCTTGCCCGCACCCTCCTCGAAACCCGCGGCCAGGACGTGACCTTCCTGGTGGACGGCCAGAACGTGGACACCTTCGGGCACCTCGACGTGCGTGAGCCGTACACCCGGCAGGACTGCGCGGACCAGTAGCCCCCGGCCCCATGCTCCAGAGCATCACCCTCCAGGGCTTCAAGAGCTTCGCGGACCGCACCCGGCTGGAATTCGGGCCGGGCGTGTCCGCCGTCATCGGCCCCAACGGCAGCGGCAAGAGCAACGTGGTCGAGGCGATCCGCTGGGCCACCCACCAGGCCCGGGCGCGCGAGCTGCGGGCGGGACGGGGCACCGAGCTGATCTTCCACGGGAGCGGCGGGAAGGCGCCCCTCGGCCTGGCGGAGGTGCAGGTCGAGCTGCTCACCGCCGAGGGCCGGGTCAACGTCACCCGCCGGGTGTACCGCGACGGGACCGGCGAGCAGGACCTGAACGGGCGCCCCGCCCGCGTCCGCGACGTGCAGGGGGCGCTGCGGGGCACCGGGCTGGGGCCGGGGGGCCTCGCCGTGATCGGGCAGGGCGAGGTGAGCGGCGTCGTGCAGGCCGAGGGCCGGACGCTGCTGGGCTACGTGCAGGAGGCGGCGGGGCTGTCGCGCGCCGTCACCGCCCGGCAGGAGACGGAGGCGCGGCTGCGCGAGGCGGCGCTGTCTCTGGAGCAATTGCGCCTGGTGCAGGGGGAGCGGGCGGCGCATGTCGAGCGGCTGGAGCGGGCAGCCCGCGATGCCCGCGCTCACCGCGCCCTGACGGCCCGCATTCTCACGCTGGAGGACGCCCTGAGGCGTGAGCGGCAGGCCGCCCTGGGCCGCGAGATCGCCGCCGCGCGCGCCGAGGCGGAAGGCCTGGAGGCCCGCTCCACCGTCCTCGCCGCCGAGGTGCAGGCCGCCGCCGCCCGGGTGGAGGCCGCCCGCGAGGCGGTGAGCGACGCCCGCTCGCGTGCCGACGCCTTTGCCGGGGCGCTCGACGCCCTGCGCGCGGCGAGAGATGCCCACGCCCAAGCGGGCCGCTACCGGGACCACCTGGGTGCTGAGGCCGAGCGGCTGCGCGCTGAACTCGCGGCCCTGCCCCAGAGCCCGCCCGCCGGGGCCGTCCCCGACCTCCCCGCGCTGGAGGCTGCCGTGACGGCGGCCCGCACGGAGGCCGGGGCCGCCGAGCGCCGCGCCCGCTCGCTGGACGCCGAGCTGATCCACGCCCGCGAGGGGGCCGCCCGCGCCGCCCAGGCCGCCGCCCGCGCCGACGCCAGCCGTGAGACGCTGGGGGCTGAATTCGAACGCGCCGAGGGCAACCTGGAGGACGCCCAGGAGGCGCTGGCCGCCGCCCATGAACGCCTGACCGCCGCCACCCGCGCCCGCGAGGAGGCCGAGGCCGCCTACGCCACCCTCGCCGCCCGCCGCGCCGACGCCCAGGCCCACGAGCGGCACCTCCAGAACGAACTCGCCCGCCTGAACGCGGGCGTGGCCCCGCTGCGCCGCGAGCGCGAGCGGCTGGAGCAGACCCTCGACTCCTACGCCCGCTACGGCGAGGGGGCCCGCAACGCCCTGCGCCAGGGGCACCCCGGCATCGTGGGCTCGGTCGCCGACCTCCTCACCGTCCCCGCCGAGTACGAGACCGCCGTGACCGCCGCCCTGGGCCGCCGCCTGGAGCAGATCGTCGTTCACACGGGTGAGGACGCCCGGCAGATCATCGAGGAACTCAAGCGGGTGGGGGGCCGCGCGACCTTCCTCCCCCTCGACCTGATCCGCGCCCGGCCCCGCCGCGACGGGGCGCTGCTGCGCGAGGGAGGCGTGGTCGGCAACCTCGCCGACCTGTGCCCGACCGACCCGCCCTTGGTGGGCGAGGCGATCCTGGCCGACACCCTCGTGGTGGAGGACCTGCGGGCCGCGAACCGCCTCGCCCGCGCGCATCCGAACCGGCCCCGCCTCGTCACGCTGGACGGCGAGCTGCTGGAGGCGGGCGGCGCGATCACGGGCGGGAGATTGCGGGACGCGGGGTTCAGCATCCTCGCCGACCAGCGCCGCTTGCAGGAGATTGGCGCGGAGCTGGAGGACGTGGACCGGCAGACGGCCCGCCTCGCCGCCGAGCTGGGGCGGGTGCAGGGCGTTCTCGCGGGGGATGCGGACGGGCACGACGGCCTCCTCGCCGCCCGGGAACGGGCCGCCCGCGAGGAGCGCGAGGCCGAGCGGCGCGTGACCGAGCTGGAGGCGCAGCTTCGCAGCCTGGGCGCCCACCGCGACCGCCTGCTCGCCCGGTTGTCGGCTGAGACGCCCGCCCAGATGCCCCAGCCCGCGGGCCCGCTGGCCGACCCCGCCGAACTCGAAGCCGCCCTGCTCGCCGCCCGGACGGAGGCCGAGGAACACCGCGGGCGCGAACGCGCGGCGCTTGAAGCCCTCGCGCTCGCCCGCGAACTCGACGCGGCGTGGCGGGCCTT
It contains:
- the smpB gene encoding SsrA-binding protein SmpB — encoded protein: MPRVYTNRRAHHEYELLDRFEAGIALTGSEVKSVRAGGVDFRDAFARLNNGNIELEGLYIPTYTEATYNNHEPRRPRRLLLHREEIGKLRRALEQKGLTLVPTKLYQKGRVFKVELALARGKKLHDKRRAEAEKVVRRELREL
- a CDS encoding N-acetylmuramoyl-L-alanine amidase family protein, with protein sequence MRRGGRGRFSRPLLLSAALLCAGLAGARIALGRLNLAGQQVQSITLYGAEYAREDVLEGLMSVTRDGPVARVEGLGHTLLLPIDEDQQRATTDFNTVQLDTERVRARSATLVNGNLYLPLDTLARGLGATYEVGNFKVVPATLQGVSSRAGKDSDRLVLDLTRDVPVVDELRGTTVTITLRGARGEARRYTTRGAFVPQAEVTRGGDDLKLTFALPPGSGYRVYRVVRPGGARLVVDAGPGVPYTSPALLERLSRPLIVLDPARVTGLGRDVTLEVARRSAELLNKAGWQVKLTRDAQTALGLNQKLSLARRSDVYLALDLGRFPGSPRGGVTVYEPTGTSSAQIMNAVRGGAQAPYIDLAVGSGGGTRRLSELLRGELKGGGVTAGAENISRTLTLGEAPQAALLLEMGWTSNAEDRAKLGVDERLQAMAVAVARSIATYLTARAANAGRTPAGGGRQ
- a CDS encoding GerMN domain-containing protein, which codes for MSRLFSLFNVVSAALLAAAAYAYQEVQRPPQVPAPPRLELEEKRDVKVRVYFSDAQVQTLKPETRTVQVTQENPSTLAQAALNVWASGPQASGALRLVPEGTAAPRVWVRGGHYYVDLPASYQKLRYGTTGDKMLLCTLARTLLETRGQDVTFLVDGQNVDTFGHLDVREPYTRQDCADQ
- a CDS encoding AAA family ATPase, which translates into the protein MLQSITLQGFKSFADRTRLEFGPGVSAVIGPNGSGKSNVVEAIRWATHQARARELRAGRGTELIFHGSGGKAPLGLAEVQVELLTAEGRVNVTRRVYRDGTGEQDLNGRPARVRDVQGALRGTGLGPGGLAVIGQGEVSGVVQAEGRTLLGYVQEAAGLSRAVTARQETEARLREAALSLEQLRLVQGERAAHVERLERAARDARAHRALTARILTLEDALRRERQAALGREIAAARAEAEGLEARSTVLAAEVQAAAARVEAAREAVSDARSRADAFAGALDALRAARDAHAQAGRYRDHLGAEAERLRAELAALPQSPPAGAVPDLPALEAAVTAARTEAGAAERRARSLDAELIHAREGAARAAQAAARADASRETLGAEFERAEGNLEDAQEALAAAHERLTAATRAREEAEAAYATLAARRADAQAHERHLQNELARLNAGVAPLRRERERLEQTLDSYARYGEGARNALRQGHPGIVGSVADLLTVPAEYETAVTAALGRRLEQIVVHTGEDARQIIEELKRVGGRATFLPLDLIRARPRRDGALLREGGVVGNLADLCPTDPPLVGEAILADTLVVEDLRAANRLARAHPNRPRLVTLDGELLEAGGAITGGRLRDAGFSILADQRRLQEIGAELEDVDRQTARLAAELGRVQGVLAGDADGHDGLLAARERAAREEREAERRVTELEAQLRSLGAHRDRLLARLSAETPAQMPQPAGPLADPAELEAALLAARTEAEEHRGRERAALEALALARELDAAWRAFRSARARAADLRERLTANAEATAAQEAHLATAAAEVSRREAALGTLDEHELSRAEGERDAAAQAYTSLIGEQNKVRARLEDTRLLIARREGSLEPIPDGCSPPGTPREWTAELTRSRADLERLGPVNARAEADHAAESAELERLTAELNDAEEAAAELRVHLAELESAEGLATRAAFDRVNAAFREYSAELLGGQGELEPEHDEAGRLTGLRLAVQPKGKRTRSMTLLSAGERTMAGLGFLFALNHAGGEGGAGGLPLAVLDEVDAPLDEANIRRFTAFLERFSARGAQFLLVTHQKATMEVANALWGVTTDHTGASRVLSIRQAEEAPTR